In Haloterrigena turkmenica DSM 5511, a single genomic region encodes these proteins:
- a CDS encoding Lrp/AsnC family transcriptional regulator: MVELDNVDRGILHELQLDARNRTAQEIADKVDVSASTVRNRIAELEADGIIEGYHPKLDYERASLPLQVLFVCSAPPTERSEIVEQILDIRGVVDVRETLTGRRNLYVEAVGTGTADTVRITDAMHNLGLSIESSEILRQRRVQPFNHFFFTDPYSGKDNDQDE; the protein is encoded by the coding sequence ATGGTGGAACTGGATAACGTGGATAGAGGTATCCTGCATGAACTCCAGCTCGATGCGCGGAATCGGACGGCTCAAGAGATCGCCGATAAAGTCGATGTGTCTGCCAGTACTGTACGGAATCGAATCGCGGAACTCGAAGCAGACGGGATTATCGAAGGCTATCACCCGAAACTCGACTACGAGAGGGCGAGTCTCCCACTCCAGGTCCTATTCGTCTGTTCAGCACCGCCGACGGAACGGTCAGAGATAGTCGAACAAATACTCGACATCCGTGGGGTTGTGGACGTTCGGGAAACATTGACCGGCCGTCGTAACCTGTACGTCGAGGCCGTCGGGACCGGTACCGCTGATACCGTCCGTATTACCGACGCAATGCACAACCTCGGCCTCTCGATCGAGAGTTCAGAAATCCTGCGCCAACGCCGGGTGCAGCCGTTCAACCATTTCTTCTTTACCGATCCGTACAGTGGGAAGGATAACGATCAGGATGAGTGA
- a CDS encoding fumarylacetoacetate hydrolase family protein: MKLARIATDDGPVAGRYEDGVLHADDGAYDVGVDPDFLSPCDPSALYRIDGDLAATDDQSTRERVDAFDFVAEPPAPLVGHRTPVPAPDVADELVAGKLVAVGELAAVIDERCRNVSEDEVPDVVRGYTIRNDLVAVDSNGHTARDAFDGSGSLGPWIETAVDPIGVGMRFDVSGERRREATVESLPFAPAEIVSSLSRRVTLRSGDVVSLGSPAAPGSVEAGGAVETTYEGVGTLRNAVVDADGERGRERANEGKRRGVGLH; the protein is encoded by the coding sequence ATGAAACTCGCGCGGATCGCGACCGACGACGGACCGGTCGCCGGACGGTACGAAGACGGCGTTCTCCACGCCGACGACGGCGCTTACGACGTCGGCGTCGATCCCGATTTCCTGTCGCCCTGTGACCCCTCGGCGCTGTACCGCATCGACGGCGACCTCGCGGCCACCGACGACCAGTCGACCCGGGAACGCGTAGACGCATTCGACTTCGTCGCCGAGCCCCCGGCACCGCTGGTCGGCCACCGGACGCCCGTTCCGGCTCCCGACGTCGCCGACGAACTCGTCGCCGGCAAACTCGTGGCCGTCGGCGAACTCGCGGCCGTCATCGACGAGCGCTGTCGGAACGTCTCCGAAGACGAGGTTCCGGACGTCGTCCGCGGATACACGATCCGAAACGACCTCGTCGCGGTCGACTCGAACGGTCACACCGCCCGGGACGCGTTCGACGGCTCTGGCTCGCTTGGCCCGTGGATCGAAACCGCGGTCGACCCGATCGGCGTCGGCATGCGGTTCGACGTCTCCGGCGAGCGTCGCCGGGAGGCGACCGTCGAATCGCTGCCGTTCGCCCCCGCCGAGATCGTCTCGTCGCTCTCCCGCCGGGTCACCCTCCGTTCCGGCGACGTCGTCTCGCTCGGCAGCCCCGCGGCTCCCGGATCGGTCGAAGCCGGCGGCGCCGTCGAGACCACCTACGAGGGCGTCGGGACGCTCCGAAACGCGGTCGTCGACGCGGACGGCGAGCGCGGACGCGAGCGAGCGAACGAGGGGAAGCGACGCGGCGTCGGGCTCCACTGA
- a CDS encoding YncE family protein, with product MDSPEDSLTPDGGRPRSSPPNQRDPFAEGIDRRRLMRSSAAAGAGATAALAGCVGGSDGDDQRAPTVYAFNNGDRTVTVIDAETDEALETAHVDTTASFPANQYGTGADSTYDTLWLNVNGGVKALDAHTLEAVARVETGFEPSYPNLTPNEEHLLVAAGGTTTLDPDPDDPDDHVIVRIDADRDSDTFGEVTGEIRTGHTGPCDVTLEPSGEYAYVPEIADETLRVVGVEPFETAAEIDVGDPVGDGNVLSFMATASFAGDLLLVENGEGTLGPDPAVPREGSESIWDISTPDDPAELERITRDDGLPAAPITSEIDPDGEAGYLFTPEADSVTVLALEDGTIDGELDVGGSAISGAWGPRREKLYVPVQTANHVAVIDRAERDVVATVDTGESPTGAVGGTVRPETSTSRRLRGSLAALGLEFGEREATYCPDDNCYCG from the coding sequence ATGGATTCGCCTGAAGACTCACTGACGCCGGACGGCGGCCGCCCGCGCTCGAGTCCTCCGAACCAGCGAGATCCGTTCGCCGAGGGGATCGACCGCCGACGGCTCATGCGGTCGTCGGCCGCCGCCGGTGCCGGTGCGACCGCCGCACTGGCCGGCTGTGTCGGCGGGAGCGACGGCGATGACCAGCGCGCCCCCACGGTCTACGCGTTCAACAACGGCGACCGAACGGTCACCGTCATCGACGCCGAGACCGACGAGGCGCTCGAGACCGCACACGTCGACACCACCGCGTCGTTCCCGGCCAACCAGTACGGGACCGGCGCGGATTCGACGTACGATACCCTCTGGCTCAATGTCAACGGCGGTGTGAAAGCCCTCGACGCCCACACGCTCGAGGCGGTCGCCCGCGTCGAGACCGGGTTCGAGCCGAGCTATCCGAATCTGACGCCGAACGAGGAGCACCTGCTGGTGGCCGCGGGCGGAACGACGACGCTCGATCCCGATCCCGACGACCCCGATGACCACGTGATCGTTCGGATCGACGCCGACCGCGACAGCGATACCTTCGGCGAGGTGACCGGCGAGATCCGGACCGGCCACACCGGCCCGTGTGACGTGACGCTCGAGCCGTCGGGCGAGTACGCGTACGTCCCCGAGATCGCCGACGAGACGCTCAGGGTCGTCGGCGTCGAGCCGTTCGAGACCGCGGCCGAGATCGACGTCGGCGATCCCGTCGGTGACGGGAACGTCCTGTCGTTCATGGCCACGGCCTCGTTCGCCGGCGACCTGCTGCTGGTCGAAAACGGCGAGGGGACGCTCGGCCCCGACCCGGCGGTGCCGCGAGAGGGATCCGAGAGCATTTGGGACATCTCGACGCCGGACGATCCCGCGGAACTCGAGCGGATCACGCGGGACGACGGCCTCCCGGCGGCGCCGATCACCAGCGAGATCGATCCGGACGGCGAGGCGGGCTATCTCTTTACACCCGAAGCGGACAGCGTGACCGTCCTCGCCCTCGAGGACGGGACGATCGACGGGGAGCTCGACGTCGGCGGGAGCGCAATCTCGGGCGCCTGGGGTCCGCGCCGAGAGAAGCTGTACGTTCCCGTTCAGACGGCCAACCACGTCGCCGTCATCGACCGCGCCGAGCGTGACGTCGTCGCGACGGTCGACACCGGCGAATCACCGACCGGAGCCGTCGGCGGCACGGTTCGGCCGGAGACGAGTACGAGCCGTCGACTGCGGGGCTCGCTCGCCGCGCTCGGCCTCGAGTTCGGCGAGCGGGAGGCGACGTACTGCCCGGACGATAACTGTTACTGCGGCTGA
- a CDS encoding translation initiation factor eIF-1A: MSPARSRVVTEESGRRNLRMPNNDEVFAVVTEHLGGNHVQLRCADGEERLGRIPGRMKYRTWIEQDDIVVAEPWDWQDEKATIEWRYTSQDADQLRREGHID; the protein is encoded by the coding sequence ATGTCTCCCGCACGTAGTAGGGTTGTGACAGAAGAATCCGGGCGCCGGAACCTCCGTATGCCCAACAACGATGAAGTATTCGCCGTCGTGACTGAACATCTCGGTGGCAACCACGTGCAACTGCGCTGTGCCGACGGCGAGGAGCGCCTCGGCCGCATCCCCGGTCGGATGAAGTACCGCACGTGGATCGAACAAGACGACATCGTCGTCGCCGAACCCTGGGACTGGCAGGACGAGAAGGCGACGATCGAATGGCGCTACACCAGCCAAGACGCAGATCAACTGCGTCGCGAAGGCCACATCGATTGA
- a CDS encoding DUF7344 domain-containing protein: MANRVSETDVSEFDAGGDQQDKLFDVLSNQRRRVLLYSLQASQMPVSVGELATKLATWEAQQPLSDRSGDDRTTIEISLVHNHLPKMAEAALIKYDDTERSVALANQTDELWAHLQTMRSS, from the coding sequence ATGGCAAATCGAGTCTCGGAAACAGACGTGTCGGAGTTCGACGCGGGCGGCGATCAGCAAGACAAGCTCTTTGACGTACTGTCCAATCAACGCCGCCGAGTTCTGCTCTACTCACTACAGGCCAGTCAAATGCCAGTTTCCGTTGGGGAATTGGCAACGAAACTCGCAACGTGGGAAGCCCAACAACCACTCTCTGACCGCTCAGGTGACGATCGAACTACTATCGAAATATCTCTTGTTCACAATCACCTTCCGAAGATGGCCGAAGCAGCACTCATCAAATACGACGATACGGAACGAAGCGTTGCACTTGCGAATCAGACTGACGAGTTGTGGGCACATCTTCAGACGATGAGGAGCAGCTAA